In a single window of the Shumkonia mesophila genome:
- a CDS encoding potassium-transporting ATPase subunit C — MALLVTSLRLVVATLLICVVGYTVAILGVARFFPDTAQGSLITAADGKAIGSRLIAQNFTEPGYFWPRPSAAGKEGYDATAAAGSNKSPTSADLSERARQLVARYGATAAKPLPAELAAASGGGLDPHISVQAALYQAERVAGARGLPLSQVEAVIDRHAFAPGDVLTPDRLVDVLEINLALDRLSR, encoded by the coding sequence ATGGCATTGCTCGTCACCAGTCTTCGCCTTGTCGTCGCCACCCTGCTGATCTGCGTGGTGGGCTACACGGTGGCGATCCTGGGTGTGGCCCGGTTCTTTCCGGATACCGCCCAGGGCTCGCTGATCACGGCGGCGGATGGAAAGGCCATCGGCAGCCGCCTGATCGCCCAGAACTTCACCGAGCCCGGCTATTTCTGGCCGCGGCCGTCGGCGGCGGGAAAAGAGGGATACGATGCGACCGCCGCGGCGGGCAGCAACAAGTCCCCGACCAGCGCCGACCTCAGCGAACGGGCGCGCCAGTTGGTCGCCCGCTACGGGGCGACGGCCGCCAAACCGTTGCCCGCCGAACTGGCGGCGGCTTCGGGCGGCGGGCTCGACCCCCATATCAGCGTGCAAGCCGCGCTGTATCAGGCGGAACGCGTGGCCGGGGCTCGCGGTCTGCCCCTCTCGCAGGTCGAGGCCGTCATCGATCGCCACGCCTTCGCTCCCGGCGACGTGCTGACGCCCGATCGGCTGGTCGACGTCCTGGAGATCAATCTCGCGCTCGATCGCCTGTCGCGTTGA